A window of the Vicugna pacos chromosome 32, VicPac4, whole genome shotgun sequence genome harbors these coding sequences:
- the KIAA1671 gene encoding uncharacterized protein KIAA1671 homolog isoform X4, producing MEYYYCPGLLKLLRCLWDQLKQCFSRRTPEAKDTDTLVQEADSQYGTWTDQHQSGESLAPESPSPDSSATSARKQPPSSRLSSLSSQTEVTSAGDQHDCSRDQRSTSVDRSSTDLESTDGTEGLPPLDTCPVKTVDDFSFIDQTSVLDSSALKTRVQLSKRSRRRAPISHSLRRSRVSKSESRSPLEEEADSTWMFKDSTEEKSPRKEESDEEEKPPRAERTPVSRPQRMPVFPGVDPAALKAQLHKRPEADSPSETPGWAPQPKTPKSPFQPGGLGSRVLPSSVDKDERSEEPSPQWLKELKSKKRQSLYENQA from the exons GACCAGCTGAAACAGTGTTTCTCCAGGCGGACCCCTGAGGCCAAGGACACTGACACACTCGTGCAGGAAGCCGACAGCCAGTATGGGACGTGGACGGACCAGCACCAAAGCGGGGAGAG CTTGGCCCCTGAGTCCCCGTCCCCCGACAGCAGTGCCACATCGGCTCGGAAGCAGCCTCCCAGCAGCCGTTTGTCCTCCCTGTCCTCCCAAACGGAGGTCACTTCAGCTGGGGACCAGCACGACTGCTCCAGGGACCAGCGGAGCACCAGCGTGGACCGATCGAGCACCGACCTGGAGTCCACAGACGGGACGGAGGGGCTGCCCCCGCTGGACACCTGCCCTGTGAAGACAGTGGATGACTTCTCCTTCATCGAT CAAACCTCAGTCCTCGACTCAAGTGCCCTCAAGACCCGGGTGCAGCTCAGCAAGAGAAGCCGCCGCCGGGCTCCCATCTCCCACTCCCTCCGGCGCAGCCGGGTCAGCAAGTCGGAGAGCAGGTCTCCTCTGGAGGAGGAGGCTGACAGCACGTGGATGTTCAAGGACTCCACAG AGGAGAAATCCCCCAGGAAAGAAGAGTCAGATGAGGAGGAGAAGCCACCCAGGGCTGAGAGGACACCCGTCAGCCGACCCCAGAGGATGCCTGTGTTTCCAGGAGTGGACCCGGCAGCACTGAAG gcCCAGTTGCACAAGAGGCCAGAGGCGGACAGTCCCAGCGAGACCCCTGGCTGGGCCCCCCAGCCCAAGACCCCGAAATCGCCCTTCCAGCCCGGAGGGTTGGGCAGTCGTGTGCTCCCCTCCAGTGTGGACAAGGACGAGAG ATCAGAAGAGCCCTCTCCCCAGTGGCTAAAGGAGCTGAAATCCAAGAAGAGGCAAAGCCTGTATGAGAATCAGGCTTGA